In Aphelocoma coerulescens isolate FSJ_1873_10779 chromosome 25, UR_Acoe_1.0, whole genome shotgun sequence, a genomic segment contains:
- the LOC138098637 gene encoding claw keratin-like produces MSCCVPTCGVATPAPLADTCNEPCVRQCPDSVVVIQPPASVVTFPGPILSSFPQHSSVGSAGAPYVGGGSGGSFGRRGGYGGSGGYGGFGGYGGGWGSGGYGGWGSCGGSRGYGGCGPC; encoded by the coding sequence ATGTCCTGCTGTGTCCCTACCTGCGGAGTGGCCACCCCGGCCCCTCTGGCTGACACCTGCAACGAGCCCTGCGTGCGGCAGTGCCCCGACTCCGTGGTGGTGATCCAGCCCCCGGCCTCGGTGGTCACCTTCCCcgggcccatcctcagctccttcccgcAGCACAGCTCCGTGGGCTCGGCAGGAGCTCCCTATGTTGGAGGCGGCTCCGGTGGCTCCTTTGGACGCCGTGGAGGCTacgggggctctgggggctACGGGGGCTTTGGAGGCTATGGGGGTGGTTGGGGTTCTGGAGGTTATGGTGgctggggcagctgtggggGCTCCAGAGGCTATGGTGGCTGTGGGCCCTGCTAA
- the LOC138098615 gene encoding claw keratin-like — MSCSSLCVPSCGVATPAPLADTCNEPCVRQCPDSTVVIQPPAAVVTFPGPILSSFPQQSSVGSAGAPYVGGGSGGSFGGRGGYGGSGGYGGYGGYGGFGGYGGCGGYGGSAGWGCYGGYGGFGGWGRGSRSLGGGCGPC; from the coding sequence atgtcctgctccagcctgtGTGTCCCTTCCTGCGGGGTGGCCACCCCGGCCCCTCTGGCTGACACCTGCAACGAGCCCTGCGTGCGGCAGTGCCCCGACTCCACGGTGGTGATCCAGCCCCCGGCTGCAGTGGTCACCTTCCCcgggcccatcctcagctccttcccgcAGCAGAGCTCCGTGGGCTCGGCAGGAGCTCCCTACGTTGGAGGCGGCTCCGGTGGCTCCTTTGGAGGCCGTGGGGGCtatgggggctctgggggctaTGGTGGCTATGGAGGCTATGGAGGCTTCGGTGGCtatgggggctgtgggggctacgggggctctgctggctggggctgctATGGCGGctatgggggttttgggggctggggccgTGGTTCCAGGTCCCTCGGGGGCGGCTGTGGGCCCTGCtaa
- the LOC138098616 gene encoding scale keratin-like, producing the protein MTFCYQRQCEDPCYLPCSYGPVFNSCNYDCGSPCGYQGYYGRFCGYRDYCPSYSPRYCSPYSTCYTQRYSYGSCYPC; encoded by the coding sequence ATGACTTTCTGCTACCAGAGGCAGTGTGAGGATCCCTGCTACCTCCCCTGCAGTTACGGGCCCGTGTTCAACTCCTGCAACTACGACTGCGGCAGCCCCTGTGGCTACCAGGGCTATTACGGACGGTTCTGTGGCTACCGCGACTACTGCCCCTCCTACAGCCCGCGCTACTGCTCCCCCTACTCCACCTGCTACACCCAGAGATACTCCTACGGCAGCTGCTACCCCTGCTAA
- the LOC138098474 gene encoding keratin-associated protein 6-5-like: protein MTFLQGQCEDDCYSPCNYGSLYGYRGYDCGSPCSYRGYGGLYSSRSLYGFGDRYGYGGSYGYRSLYGSGDCYVSGGLYGGYRGFYGSGDCYGYPGFYSGRYGYPFSSRYSQRFGYGGCYTC, encoded by the coding sequence ATGACTTTCCTCCAAGGCCAGTGTGAGGATGACTGCTACTCCCCCTGCAACTACGGGAGCCTCTATGGCTACCGGGGCTACGACTGCGGGAGCCCCTGCAGCTACCGGGGCTACGGGGGCCTCTACAGCTCCCGTAGCCTCTACGGCTTTGGGGACCGCTATGGCTACGGCGGCTCCTATGGCTACCGCAGCCTCTACGGGTCCGGGGACTGCTACGTCTCCGGCGGGCTCTACGGCGGCTATAGGGGCTTCTACGGCTCTGGGGACTGCTACGGATACCCCGGGTTTTACTCGGGCCGCTACGGGTACCCCTTTAGCTCCCGCTACAGCCAAAGGTTCGGCTACGGGGGGTGCTACACCTGCTAA